Proteins encoded together in one Shewanella oneidensis MR-1 window:
- a CDS encoding OmpA family protein, with amino-acid sequence MKKKKVDPPENHERWLISYADFMTLLFALFVVLYSFAMSDKNEAKFMVEGLIDSLSKIGLISTPAVNALAPGGTSILEPNTVTSAVDAEPKLIETATTAPSTSESNNDLTNAKSNDTIRKYKEIISAKLKNEIENQEVEIDEVSDNLIIRIGDNNTFFASGSAFIQPKFIPLIDKIGEVIASVPGRVVIAGHTDATLPMEIYADNWDLSSLRATAVVRIMTKNKGVNPSRIIVQGLADTQPRFQNDTPEHRQKNRRIEIILNQGNTVESHIPIPE; translated from the coding sequence ATGAAAAAAAAGAAAGTTGATCCACCAGAAAATCATGAGCGTTGGTTAATTTCTTATGCTGATTTTATGACTCTCTTATTTGCATTATTTGTGGTGCTATACTCATTTGCGATGAGTGATAAAAATGAAGCTAAATTTATGGTTGAAGGTCTTATAGATTCGTTGTCTAAAATCGGATTAATATCAACACCTGCCGTAAATGCATTAGCACCTGGAGGAACAAGTATACTAGAACCTAATACAGTAACATCCGCTGTAGATGCAGAGCCCAAGCTTATTGAAACTGCAACAACCGCTCCTTCAACATCAGAGAGTAATAATGACCTAACAAATGCCAAGAGTAATGACACAATAAGGAAATATAAAGAGATAATATCTGCCAAGTTAAAAAATGAAATAGAAAATCAAGAGGTTGAGATTGATGAAGTGAGTGATAACTTGATCATTCGAATCGGTGACAACAATACTTTTTTTGCATCTGGATCTGCATTTATACAACCTAAATTCATACCTCTCATTGATAAGATTGGTGAGGTAATCGCATCTGTGCCAGGCAGAGTAGTAATCGCAGGGCATACAGATGCAACGTTGCCAATGGAGATTTATGCTGACAATTGGGATTTGTCTTCTTTAAGAGCGACTGCAGTAGTTAGAATTATGACCAAAAACAAAGGTGTAAATCCAAGTAGAATTATTGTTCAAGGTTTGGCAGATACACAACCTCGTTTTCAAAATGATACACCAGAGCATCGTCAGAAAAATCGCAGAATAGAGATAATTCTAAATCAAGGCAATACCGTTGAAAGCCATATTCCCATTCCTGAGTAA
- a CDS encoding flagellar motor protein — translation MSFIGVIVALVFILVGNLIEGGHPSALLDLPAFMIVIGGTIGATVAQFPFSVIIASMKRFKWLIFPLRTDLNERAEFLIEIAGDVRKGGLLSIEDKIDQIDDPFLHKGLELLVDGYEKDNIVEILEKEIEFEQHGIEQTVKVYEAMGGYCPTMGIVGAVFGLIHAMGLLDAPDKLGGAIAVAFIATIYGVAAANIIFLPFGNRYKAFAHQLSLFKEMTLTGITGIADGESPQRLQAQLNPYLEH, via the coding sequence ATGAGTTTTATAGGTGTAATTGTTGCGCTAGTTTTTATCCTCGTCGGGAATCTAATTGAAGGTGGGCATCCAAGTGCACTATTAGACCTACCTGCATTTATGATAGTCATAGGCGGAACCATTGGTGCTACAGTGGCACAGTTCCCTTTTTCTGTCATTATCGCTTCAATGAAACGTTTTAAGTGGCTCATTTTTCCTTTACGAACTGATTTAAACGAGCGTGCCGAATTCTTGATCGAAATCGCAGGCGATGTGAGAAAAGGTGGTTTACTATCAATTGAAGATAAGATAGATCAAATTGACGATCCTTTTTTACATAAAGGACTTGAATTGCTAGTTGATGGGTATGAAAAAGACAATATCGTAGAAATCTTAGAAAAAGAGATTGAATTTGAACAGCATGGCATAGAACAAACTGTAAAAGTTTATGAGGCAATGGGTGGCTATTGTCCTACAATGGGTATTGTAGGTGCTGTATTTGGACTCATTCATGCTATGGGGTTACTTGATGCGCCTGATAAATTAGGTGGTGCAATTGCAGTCGCATTTATTGCGACTATTTATGGGGTTGCTGCGGCTAATATAATCTTCCTTCCCTTTGGAAATCGTTACAAAGCGTTTGCACATCAGTTAAGTTTATTTAAAGAGATGACGCTAACAGGCATAACTGGTATCGCTGACGGTGAGTCTCCACAACGGTTACAAGCTCAATTAAATCCATATTTAGAGCACTAA
- a CDS encoding exopolysaccharide biosynthesis protein — protein sequence MNDLSKDTQLKLSDALQFTSDAIETDHVSLRNLLCLVGEQGMLLFCILLTIPFLLPISIPGTSTPFGLLIVFIGIGVVLNKGPWLPATLMERHFSSKQIKLVLMKGAALLTRIDHLSRPRLFLLTSNSTNRCNGILIILVAILLMLPLGAIPFTNTLPAWVILLICIGMLQRDGMFIIWGYLLAIATLAWFCFLGMGLFVTGQNVSDILR from the coding sequence GTGAATGACCTCTCAAAAGATACACAATTAAAGCTTTCTGATGCGCTACAGTTTACATCTGATGCAATTGAAACTGACCATGTCAGCCTACGTAATCTACTGTGCCTTGTTGGGGAGCAAGGCATGTTATTATTTTGTATCCTATTGACAATTCCATTTTTATTGCCTATATCAATCCCAGGCACTAGTACACCATTTGGCCTACTGATTGTTTTTATTGGAATTGGTGTCGTCTTGAATAAAGGACCGTGGTTACCAGCAACGTTAATGGAGCGTCACTTTAGTTCAAAACAGATAAAACTAGTTTTGATGAAAGGAGCGGCTTTACTCACTCGAATTGATCATCTTAGTAGACCACGTCTATTTTTGTTAACAAGCAATAGTACCAATCGCTGTAATGGCATATTAATCATCCTTGTGGCTATTTTGTTGATGTTACCCCTTGGCGCAATCCCATTTACAAACACCCTACCAGCTTGGGTTATTCTATTAATTTGCATTGGTATGTTACAGCGGGATGGTATGTTCATAATTTGGGGTTATCTTTTGGCCATTGCTACCCTAGCTTGGTTCTGTTTCTTAGGTATGGGATTGTTTGTGACGGGTCAAAATGTTTCAGATATCCTGAGGTAA